One window of the bacterium genome contains the following:
- a CDS encoding mechanosensitive ion channel family protein — protein MDPEAITQETDPGLVSDPGTLLLALGLLLLGFVLARLASVTLARALSDPLGNHRTLVLQRVVTYGIAGLFAMSALHQVGIELSVLLGAAGLLTVAIGFAAQTAASNFVSGVFLLGERPFEVGETIQIAGTTGVVLSIDTLSIRLRTFDNLLVRIPNESVMKSEVVNYTRFPIRRHDLRFRVDPVVDLETLETVLLGAAEAPIVLSEPAPVVIFHGWSEAGLEVQLSAWALRENFLEMRNRLHRDVALALQRARIPLGYPNRIVELRDDALPHSPATRSDAADPGENS, from the coding sequence ATGGACCCGGAAGCGATCACTCAGGAAACCGACCCCGGCCTCGTCTCGGACCCCGGGACGCTGCTGCTCGCCCTCGGTCTGCTCCTGCTCGGCTTCGTGCTCGCGCGGCTCGCGAGCGTCACCCTCGCCCGCGCGCTGAGCGACCCGCTCGGGAACCACCGGACGCTCGTTCTCCAGCGGGTCGTGACCTACGGGATCGCCGGTCTCTTCGCGATGAGCGCGCTCCACCAGGTCGGGATCGAGCTCTCGGTCCTGCTCGGGGCCGCGGGCCTCCTGACGGTCGCGATCGGCTTTGCGGCGCAGACGGCGGCGTCGAATTTCGTGAGCGGCGTCTTCCTGCTGGGCGAGCGCCCCTTCGAAGTCGGGGAGACGATCCAGATCGCCGGCACGACCGGCGTCGTCCTGTCGATCGACACCCTCTCGATCCGCCTCCGGACCTTCGACAACCTGCTCGTGCGGATCCCGAACGAGTCCGTCATGAAGTCCGAGGTCGTCAACTACACGCGGTTCCCGATCCGGCGCCATGACCTCCGGTTCCGCGTCGACCCGGTCGTCGACCTCGAGACGCTCGAGACCGTCCTGCTCGGCGCCGCCGAAGCACCGATCGTCCTGAGCGAGCCGGCCCCCGTGGTGATCTTCCACGGCTGGAGCGAAGCGGGCCTCGAGGTCCAGCTCTCGGCCTGGGCGCTCCGCGAGAACTTCCTCGAGATGAGGAATCGACTCCACCGCGACGTCGCCCTCGCCCTCCAACGCGCTCGGATTCCGCTCGGCTATCCGAATCGGATCGTCGAGCTCCGCGACGATGCCCTTCCACACTCCCCTGCCACGCGATCGGACGCCGCCGATCCAGGAGAAAACTCATGA
- the corA gene encoding magnesium/cobalt transporter CorA gives MNPIDPTVESLAVRELNVPKGSPPPKIRLMEFSGETLIESEVEDPTELEPYTHTDNTTWIDIQGLGNEERLRAVAHILGIHDLALGDAVHIPQRAKTHEYPEHILTVLRAPLCPFAVADGIPQVCILVSERYIVTFQERYFAFFDGVRERIRNPRSLERSGGPAQLTYALANALVDQYYPIVDAIADDLDGLEEKILDDPTPDLVAELHGLQRQITALRRVARPQVDALYRLSHLDSAIVPEAAAVFLKDAEDHARQILGRLDAARDVATDLMSAVLATLGHRQNEVMKLLTLVGAIFIPLTFMAGIYGMNFEYMPELKIRMGYPTLMGSMAIVAIGMVLYFRKRGWLGSGPR, from the coding sequence ATGAACCCGATCGATCCGACCGTCGAGTCCCTCGCCGTTCGCGAGCTCAACGTTCCGAAGGGCTCGCCGCCGCCGAAGATCCGGCTGATGGAGTTCAGCGGCGAAACGCTCATCGAGAGCGAAGTCGAGGACCCGACCGAGCTCGAGCCCTACACGCACACCGACAACACCACCTGGATCGACATCCAGGGCCTGGGGAACGAGGAACGGCTACGCGCGGTCGCGCACATCCTCGGGATCCACGATCTGGCGCTCGGCGACGCGGTCCACATCCCCCAGCGCGCGAAGACCCACGAATATCCCGAGCACATCCTTACCGTCCTCCGCGCGCCGCTCTGTCCCTTCGCCGTCGCGGACGGCATCCCGCAGGTCTGCATCCTCGTCTCCGAGCGCTACATCGTCACCTTCCAGGAGCGCTACTTCGCGTTCTTCGACGGCGTGCGCGAGCGGATCCGGAACCCGCGGAGCCTCGAACGCAGCGGGGGCCCTGCCCAGCTGACCTACGCCCTCGCGAATGCGCTCGTCGATCAGTACTACCCGATCGTCGACGCCATCGCGGACGACCTGGACGGCCTCGAAGAGAAGATCCTCGACGACCCGACGCCCGACCTCGTCGCCGAGCTCCACGGCCTGCAACGGCAGATCACGGCTCTCCGGCGCGTGGCGCGCCCCCAGGTCGACGCGTTGTACAGGCTCTCCCACCTCGATTCGGCGATCGTTCCCGAGGCCGCCGCCGTCTTCCTGAAGGACGCCGAAGACCACGCGCGCCAGATCCTCGGTCGCCTCGACGCCGCCCGGGACGTCGCGACCGATCTCATGAGCGCCGTCCTCGCGACCCTCGGCCACCGACAGAACGAAGTCATGAAGCTCCTCACGCTCGTCGGCGCGATCTTCATCCCCCTCACGTTCATGGCGGGGATCTACGGGATGAACTTCGAGTACATGCCGGAGCTCAAGATCCGCATGGGCTACCCCACGTTGATGGGCTCCATGGCGATCGTGGCCATCGGCATGGTCTTGTACTTCCGCAAGCGCGGATGGCTCGGAAGCGGGCCTCGCTAG